The genomic DNA ACGACACTTTCAGGCTGTAACATCAAGTTAATGTGCCATACCTGGTTCCCTAAATGCTGGGTTTGCTTACCAAAGCGTTGACCTTCAGACCACCATTGATGATATCAACTGCCTGGGTAGTAGACACCATGGCTTTACCCATTCCTTTACCCAACGTCCCATCCTCATAGCTGCCAGTAACCCACCAATCCTCGACCTGTTTCAAGGCCTTCCTGTTCACTTTCTTACCATCGCCGTGCTTGAGAGAGTTCTCCACCTTGTGAATGGCCTTGGCaagatgggaagggatgTGGGCGGGTGAGTTGGCTGCACAGGAGATAAAGTTGACgaggggagaggaagggttGAGGTAAGGTTTGTGAGGGTGGCGCTCAAGAGCCGCaatgagaagagagatatAACCAATACCGGTGTGAGCAGCTTAACGATCGGAATCTCAGCTCAGCTTGTTGATTGAAATAATGGTAGGGCACTTACGAGGGACAGAGCTGTGGCCACCGAGGGTTTCCACCTTGAGCTCAAGATCCATGTAGCCCTTCTCGCCCACTGCAGGGGCCGCAAAGAGCTAGATTGCCATCTGATTAGTATTTGCAAACAAAAAAGGATTTCAAAGCTTACTTGTCCCCATGCAGACTCAATACCGTTACCTTCGTCAACCAACAACGCCATAGAGTCCTTGCCGTATTTTTCTTCCAACCATTGACCAATATTGAGTGCGCCCTATGAATTAGTCAGTCACTGATCTGTTTCGATACGAGCCCATTAATGAGGGAAGGGGGGCTAGAGGAGACGAACCACCTTGCCGCCAGTCTCTTCGTCAATGCCGAAAGCGAGAATGACAGTCCGTCGAGGCGTAAACTTTCCCGACTTAAGCAAAAGTTCGACAGCAGAGCTATAATAAGACAATGGTCAACATCTGTCCAGGATTCCATGCTGCATGTCCGCAATAACTTACAGAGCACCGATTGTACCAGACTTGTCATCGCTGGATCCTCGACCCCAGATGTACTTCCCATCATACTCCCCTCCGAAGGGGTCATGGGTCCATTGATCGCGGGTAGCAGGAAGAACGGGTACCACATCTGAATTATTACAGGTCAGTTATGGTCCCACTCCTCTTCGTTTGAGCAGTCCATACCTTGGTGACCGGTGAGCAACAAAGGTTTGAGGGAGGAGTCGGAGCCTTCCCATTCAAAGACAAGAGCATGAGTGACGACCCTATTTCTCTTCAAATGCTTGTGTCTAGAAGGTAACATAAATCATCTGCCTTCCAAGTGTTATTCAAGTCTCAAGCAAACTCACACAAGGGGGAAAGACTCCTCCAGATCTGACAATCCCAATTGTCAGTATGAAACCTGACATTGAAGCTGAAAACTCACAATCGGAAAATTTGTAGAATACATCCCAAcgctcatcttctccaatctcACCCATTACATCAAAAACCTCCGTCGGTACTCTGACTGCTCCACTGAGCCATTCAATGAtctgctccttctcgcccttGACAAGTTCAGAGGGGTTGAACGATTTAGGATAAATAGGATCAGCTTGCTGACAAGTACTGTTGGTAGAAGACGAGCTATCCTCGATAAGATTGTTAAAGATTGAAAACTTTGGATAGGGAGAAATGTAGAGAAAAGATTgtatgaagaggaaagtaGCGGAGCCAATGAGGAATCGATACACCCCTAATCggcccttcttccttggctGTTCCGCCTCTTTGGGTGGAATGATCGATGGTAATACCTCTTTCTCGTTCGGTGATCCCATGTTGGATACGGGGGGAAAGTGAAATGGGGGAGataagagaaagagaggacgAGATGTCGGCATTTTATAACGAAGCCGTTCGGGCATATCTATCGCAtacataataataattatGGGAACCATCGGCGAAATGCGATAACGGTAATCACCGCAAGCCGCGACTGATTTCGGCTATTTCTGTTTGCCACTCGTCAACTCCTCGATGATGCGTTCCTAGAGCAAATTTCAAAGCCATTGGTAGATTGATTATGAGCAGATACAGGATTGGGGCAGAATATGTATTGCGTGATGCTTCGATTCAAGAAGTAATGATGTCAAAACGGGACTGGGGGTCGCCAATCGAACCCAAAACAAACTAATACACTCGATGTGGAAGGGCTTGTTGGCAGGCGGCCGAAGAACAGTCATACAAGATGTCATACATATAAATACAACATATCTATACTCCCCAATGATACACCGAGAAGCACCAGCAAACACCAAAAAAACACCTCTCTaatatcctccaccttggTATCTTGTCTGCGCCGCCTGTTTCCTTCTGGTCTCCTCTTCGAGTTTTGGACAATCTGACAGACCGTGACCGAGGCCGCCACAGATGGGACATCCCTTGAGAGCACCTCCCTGGATCGCACGCGGGTCATCaatggaaaggaggaaatcAGGAATCTTTTGCTTCGCTTCCATCAAAAGGTACTTTAGATCCAGCAATGTCTGCTCGGACGTGTTCATATTGACAAACGTTGTCGCCAAACCGGTCTTTCCCGAACGACCTGTACGACCAATTTCGTGGACGTAATCTTCAATTTCCTTGGGCATAGAGTAGACGATGACGTGTTGGATTTCGTTAAAATCGAGACCTTTGGAAGCGACACCAGAGGCGACCATGACGTCCTTGGCGCCTGTTTTGAATGATCGGATTGCGTACTCTCGTTCTTCTTGGGCTACAAAGATATTAGCGTCAACACGagtggaaaaaagaaatacGACAGGAACGTACTTTTACTACCATGAATTGCTACAGCCTCTATACCCTTCAACAGCAAGTACTCTTGAATGTCATCGACTTCATTTTTGTTATCACTGAAAATGATgacaggaggaggagtcTTTTGCAAACACTCGAGCAAGTATACCATCTTGGCTTCTTGCTTGACATATTCGACTTCTTGAATGACGTCCATGTTCGCTGCACCAGCTCGACCGACGTTGACGAGAATGGGGTTGATCAGGGATTGTTGGGCAAAGTCCTGGATTTTACGGGGCATGGTagcggagaagagaagggtttGGCGTTGGTACTAAGGCGGAAAGGTTAGTTAAGGAACATTCAGACGAATAAATGGCTTACTTTGAAATGAGACATGATACTTCGgacatcctcttcaaagccCATGTCAATCATTCGATCCGCTTCGTCCATACATAGATACCTGCATTCCATCAGGACCATCATCTTTTTAAATCAACATAATTTTACTTACTTGCAGTTATCCGCATTCAACTTTCTCTTATCCAGCATGTCGATCAACCGTCCGGGTGTCGCCACCACCACGTGCACACCTTTATTCAAAACATCCGCCTGATCGGCCATACTGATTCCTCCAATGCACAGTAAACTTCTCAATTCCGGGTAGcttccactttcttttAATACTGTGCACATGGCGACACATTGCTCGTAGGTTTGTCTGGCAAGTTCTCGCGAAGGACAGATAATGAGCCCGACAGGTCCTTCGCCTCGAACGAATGGGACCTTGGCTTCCATTTCCAGAGCGGCCATAATAGCGGGAAGGATGAAAGCGAGGGTTTTTCCAGAACCGGTGAAGGCGATACCAATCATATCACGACCAGAAAATCTAAAAAGCGTCAGGACAGGATATTTCGGGTGTGTAAAGAAAATGCTTACGCTGTAGGAAGGCCTTGCATTTGGATAGGAGTCGGATGCTTGATACCTTTGGCCTGAAGGTAGCCCAATATGGGTTTGGGAATCTTCATATCCTGCAAGTATGGTCAATAAATTCCAGAAAAGTTGGGCTGAAACAAGTTGGCCACATACCGCAAAATGGGGAATGGGCGGTGGAAtattctctccttctacGATGATGTGATACTTGTCTCGGACAGCTTGCTGCTCATCTTCGGTCTTATTGCGAATGTAGTGAGGCGCTCTCCAGCTGCTTAGTTTTAGTTATGGACCGATGGGAAGCTTAATAAGCACGCACGATGTCTTCAAGCTTTCTGTCCATGACACGCCTTGTGCCAATTCCTGTGCACCTGCAAGTTTCTTCTGCGCTCTCTCCATTTCAGCAAGCAAAGCCGCTTCCTTTTCAGCTTCCCTCTCGGCCGCACTTTTCTTTGCGTCTAAAAAGAAAGTCAGCGGTACAAAACAAACACTCTTGAACAACACACACCTTCTAAAGCCCTTTGCTCTTTGACCTCTTGGGCCGCTTGCAGCAGtgtcctctctctccttgccttttctcGCGCACGcgcttcatcctctgcctgctccttcaactcctcctccatctccttttccagtTCCTCTTGAGTCTTGACTTTTTTGGCACTGTGCTTTGCTCCCAGCTGCGAGAGCATTTGTGCTCTACGTTTTGCAACGGGGACATATGGCTTGTAGTCTTCAGGAAGCTCAAAGGCGTCCTGTGCCTCGGGAGTAGGTGAGCGCTTGCGTGCTGCGACCATTTTGTGGGAGTGGAGATGTATGGATGTGGATAGAAAGATCGCCGACGGATAGAAGAGGATGCTGGCGggagaaaatgagaaaagGGGCGTGGTGGAATAAAGAAATGGTTCCGCTGTTGTTACTACGCGTGTCTTCATCAGCGCTGAGCACTGAGCATCTGCCGCCCAGCCATACGATTTCCTCAccgctccttccttccttcctgccaCTTCCCACAGCCACCATGGAGGTACGTCGCCCCGCCACCCGccacccttccttccttccttcctccgcaGAAAGCTGACTCAATCACAACCACAGGCAATCCTCGACTTCTCAAACGACCTCGACGTCGGGTATGTATCCCGCTCCATGCCACCTCTTGTACGCCGCTGACCCAGTCCCAGACTCATTGACCAGGTAGTACAGGCGTTCTACACCGGGTCAGGCGAAACAGTGAGTGCTTCCTGTTCCACGTCGCCCGAGATTCTCGACATCACATTCCGCCACTCCTAAACATGCAACAATCACCACAGTCGTCTGATGCTGACTTGTCTGCAGCAACAAACAGCACAGCGAGTCCTCACCCAGTTCCAGGAGAATCCAGATTCATGGCAGCGTGTCCCGGCCATCTTGGAAACTTCTCAAAATCTTAACACAAAGGTGCGCCACATTTCGCTTTCACCTGCGAATCACGCAATCACTGACAGGCGTGGAACAGTATATCGCTCTTCAGGTCTTGGAGAAGCTTGTCCAGGTACGATGGAAAGCCTTGCCCGCGGACCAACAGACGGGTACGTGCCCTGGGATGTCCATGGGGACATGAGCTGATGAAATGACAGGTATCCGAAACTTCATTGTCCAGGCGACGGTCGAGATATCGTCAGATGAAAGTAGGATGAGGCGAGAAAAGGGGTATCTGAACAAGTTGaatcttgtccttgtccaGGTTCGTTGCCTTTGTCCGTTAAAGTACCCAATCTAATTCAAAACAGATTCTTAAACAAGCATGGCCCAAGGACTGGCCTCAGTTTATTCCCGAAATCTGCGAATCATCCCGCACTAATCTCTCTCTCTGCGAAAACAACATGATCATTCTTCGTCTCTTGTCTGAAGAAGTGTTTGACTTTTCTGCCGAGCAAATGACGCAAGCAAAGACAAAAGCCTTGAAGCAGACTATGTGCGCGGAATTCGGAGAGATTTTCAACTTGTGTAATGAGGttttggagaaggccaaCAAGCCGAGCTTGATCAGGGCGACCTTGGAGACATTGTTGAGGTTCTTGAACTGGATTCCTCTAGGTTATATTTTTGAGACCCAAATTATTGATATTCTTGTCTCCAGAGTGAGTTTGACTTTTCCCAAGCAAGTTTTCGAGTGGTAATAACCCTCTGCAGTTCCTCGAGGTTCCCGATTTCAGAAATGTTACCCTCAAATGTCTTTCCGAGATTGGTGCGCTCAACGTTGGTCCCGAGTACAACAGCAAATTTGTCACTCTTTTCCAAGTCGTCATGACCAGCATCAACCGAATGGTTCCTCCCCACACCGGTAAGTATCTTGTCGAAGAAATGGTGCATTTTAGCTAATTCGATCCAGACATGGCCGGCGCCTATGCCTCATCCGATGACGAGGACCAGCAGCTCATTAAGAACCTCGCTCTTTTCCTCACCAacttcctccacccccaTCTTCGTCTCATTGAAACACCAGAAAACACCGAACTCCTCATCAACGCCCACCTCTATCTCGTTAAAATCTCAACCGTTGACGACCGCGAAGTCTTCAAGATCTGTTTAGAATACTGGCTCAAACTCGTCACCGAACTTTACGAGGAGATTCAGTCATTACCGCTCAACGACATCAACCCTCTCATGAACCTTAACCTCGGCGGTATCGGTGGTGGATTGAATGGCGCTCAGGGAATGGGTCTTAACGGCATGCCTCTCCGGAAGAACGTATACAGTGACATTCTTTCTAATTTGCGTCTTGTCATgatcgagaagatggtCAAGCCTGAGGAAGTGCTGATCGtcgagaatgaagaaggagaaatcGTGCGAGAGTTTATGAAGGAGAGCGACACAATTGTGTTGTATAAGAGTATGAGGGAAGTGTTGGTCTACCTGACACATCTGGATGTGGTGGATACCGAGACTATCATGACAGACAAGTTGGCCAAGCAGGTGTGTCATTGTCTAACATGGGGTGAAAAATCAGAGCTGACCAAATCAGATTGACGGTTCCGAGTGGTCATGGAATAACCTTAACACTCTTTGTTGGGCTATCGGTTCCATCTCTGGTGCTATGAGTAGGTGTTAACTCTCACCTTTTAATATCTTACGCTTTGACTGACTTTTACGCAGACGAGGAGACCGAAAAGCGCTTCCTTGTGACTGTCATCAAGGATCTTCTTGGTCTTACTGAGATGAAGCGAGGCAAGGACAACAAGGCCGTCTGTGCTTCCGACATTATGTACATTGTCGGTCAGTATCCCCGATTCCTCAAAGCCCATTGGAAATTCTTGAAGACTGTCGTCAACAAGTTGTTCGAGTTCATGCACGAGACTCACGAAGGTAAGTCATTTTTAAGTCATGTTCTCCTCAAGCGAAAAGCGAGACGGCTTTAACACACTACTTGCAGGTGTGCAAGACATGGCGTGTGATACCTTCATCAAGATCGCCCAAAAGTGTCGACGTCATTTTGTGATGCAGCAAGCCGGCGAGCAAGAACCCTTCATTGACGAAATCCTCCGTACCCTCCACCGAATCACCGTCGACCTTTCACCTCAGCAGGTTCACACGTTCTACGAGGCTGTAGGTTACATGATTGCCTCTCAACCGAACAAGCCTACCCAGGAGAGGTTAATTGAAAAGCTCATGGAGTTGCCCAACAATGCTGTGAGTCCTTTTTTAATGATATAGGTGATCAGGTGATTAATAAGCCATTGCGATAGTGGGACAACCTTATGCAGCAGGCCGCCTCTAGCGTCGACGTGCTTGGTAACCCCGAAAACGTCAAGATTCTCGCCAACATTCTCAAGACCAATGTTTCAGCTTGTTCCTCCATTggtcccttcttccttcctcaacttGGTAGGATCTGGCTTGACATGCTCGGGTTGTACAGGACTGTCAGCGGGATCATCAGCGACGACATTGCGGCGATGGGCGAGGTTGCTACCAAGACCCCCAAGGTCCGTGCCCTCCGAAcgatcaagaaggagattcTCAAGCTTGTTGAGACCTATGTAAAGAAGGCTGAGGATATTGAGGGTGTCTACAACAACCTTATCCCTGGATTGTTCGATGCTATTTTGGGTGACTATAACAGGAACGTGCCCGCGGCAAGGGACGCTGAAGTATTGAACGTTACTGCTACCATTGTCTCCAAACTTGGCGTAAGTTGCAAATGTTTATTGAAAAAGGGAAACCGATGAAGGGATACTGACGTGTTGTGGGTTTCAGCCTATCCTCACCCCTCAGATTGCCCCTATCCTTGACGCTGTGTTCGAACCCACTCTTGGCATGATCAACCAGGACTTTGCCGAGTACCCTGAGCACCGAGTTGGTTTCTTCAAGCTTTTGAGGGCGATCAACTTGACTTGTTTCCAAGGTGCGTTAGATTTGAAGAATAGTAATGGAAAGTAAAAAGCTGACTCGGTGAATAGCTCTTTTGGAGATTCCTCCTGGACAGTTCAAGTTGATCGTCGACTCTATCGTCTGGGCTTTCAAGCACACCATGAGGGATATTGCCGACACTGGTTTGAACAGTGAGTACAATTGACATTTGTCTGCAGCCATCTTTTAACTCCATCGTCTGTAGTCGCCTATGAGATCGTCAACAATTTTGCCGCTTCCACCCCCGAAATCGCCAACCAATTCTATCAGCAATacctcctttccctcgTTGGTGATGTCTTCTTTGTCCTCACTGACGCCGACCACAAATCCGGTCTCAAGATGCAAGGTATGCTTCTTGCCCAGCTCATCGCTCTCGTGGAGACCGGAGCTGTCCAGGCTCCCTTGTTCGATCCCGCCCAGGTTACCGACCCTGGCATGAACAatgtcatcttcttgaagGGATACATCTCCGACTTGTTGTCCAATGCCTTTGGCCACGTCCAACCCGCTCAAATTGCCTCGTTCGTCAACCTGATGTTCGAGACTGCGGCCGACCACAACAAATTCAAGCTCACCATCCGAGacttcctcatctctctcaagGAATTCTCTGGCGATAACGCCGAGCTTTACATTGATGAACGTGAGGCCGAGGccgagaggagagagagggaggagagggaagcaGCCAGCCGAGTGCCGGGTATGTTGAAGCCTGCTCAGATCGAAGACGATACCGAGTTATaggggaggggaaggggggTTGAAGTCGAGAAAGGGGGGTCTTCGGAGTTGAAGtgagaagggaagaaacgCAAGGCTTTACGAGGATGACTGAAAGCAGAAAGCAAAAGCCAATTGATCGCATTTCAACATTTTGAGCCCCTCTTGTGGCATCTTTTCAATCATATTCAACAACTCGCATTAATTTtttgagaaggaagtgggGTCTAGAGGTGCCGGAAGAGGACGTCGTGTATTATCAAAAAAAGGAGGTAGAGGTATACTGTTTAGGCTTGGAGGGTGTGTctgtttttcttttcccaaTTTATTTTCAttatctctttttcctttctctttacCAGCGTAACGTTTTCCTCACTCCACTTACTACCAACGTACATAACAACAGAATGAATTACTATAAGTGTGTAATGCTCTATGGCGATAAGTCGTCGTCGTGTTCACGTGTAAAGAATCAAGTCGTTTCAACAGCTgccaaaaaaaggaaaaggaaaaaaaaaaatgttTGAAAGGAATGAATTACATGTCTATGCAGCGATACTATTGTCAAGATGGCCCCCCTGATGGATGACACGCCTAATTGTACTATATAAGATAAACGACAACTTCTCTCTACAGATGACTAGTTCTATTATACATTATATACTTGTCCTTGTCCCTTTTtgcttccttttccattACACTGTGTAGGCCGCTTCATGGTTGGATCCAAAGATGAGACGGAGGAAAGCGAAAAGTCTCCTCACTCTTCTTGAATAAATTGTTGCAATGCCTCTACGGTAACAGATCTTGTCAGCGATGTGGCAAAAGGATAAAAAAGGACACATCAGCCATGTGGATCACGGCTTACCTCTTGGAGGCAGGTTCTCTTGCTGAGCTAAGCGCATGACCAATGCAAAAGATTCCATCTCTTGGGCCATCTAAATTTCCATTGGCAAATGCATGATCAGCTTGTTTGATTCAAAAGCCGAGTGTACAGCGCCAGAGGGCAGTGAGTGGCTGACTTACTTTTAGGACTCTCAAAGCCCCTTCTGAAAATATTTCTCCTCCCTCATCCCTGTTCCCCAGGACGATATCCATTTTCTCAATTTTGCCTCTTTTCCCAACCACCATGTTCAGCGCTCCCTTCCAAGCTTTTGAATCACAGCGCCATTCCATATCGGGACAAAGGACCATCGTTTCTTCagtggaaggaagggattCAATGGGATCTGTCAGGATTATGGAgggtggtgaaggaagggagaggaagaagcgaggAAGGTAAGTAATCGGGACGTCTGTTAAGATGCGCGTTAGGCTCTACTTCAAGCTGAGCTGGGTAGCAGCAAGGGTCGCGTACCGAACATTTGGAACTTTTCACCTATCAATACAAATTGAAACCGTGAATTGTTCTCAAAGTGAGACATGACGAATGATAGCCAGCCCTCCAGATTCTTACTCTGCTTGGTTATTAATCCTTTTTTGTTCAACGACGTATATGAGAATATGCAAAGTCCTTACCTGCATTGCCCCCAGTCCTTCAAGGAAATTAGCTACCACTCTCAATCCAGTGCCGTCTTCCAGAGGTCTGTCGATCAGAGTTGGATCAGTTTCAGTATCGCAGGCGGTAGCGTTGGCAGCCACGGCAGTCAAGGCGGTGAACAGAGAATCGATCGCAGATTGTGTTGGTGTACCCGGCACATCGTCACGGTCGGCGATATCGATTTGGGCGGTAGGTATAGGCGACAGTGgtgagaggagaaggaattCCATCGCGATGATTTGATGAGTATCAGGCAAAGGCAATAGCACAGGCGGAATGAGCAAAGAGCATGGCTGTCAGCATTGAATCCGTGTTGCTACAACAAAGGATCGACCAAGACCTACCTTTGCCAGAGGTTACTGTCACTCGTTCCTACGACCGTTGCCGACGATAATGGGTTGGATATTGGTATTTGTTGCGGCATAACCATTTGCCTGGGCACTCCGTCCATCTCGTTCGGTCGTGTTGCATTCACTACAGACCGTGCTTGCACCTGGTCCAGCCCTGTTCTTGGTCCTACCTGCCGCATTTGTGCTTGTTGAGGCGGGTACATCTCGTACTGATCACTCATGTCCACTATGACCTCTTCAACGGCCGGACTGGGCCCGTTGGACAGCGGGGGCGGCCTGTTCGTGCTGGTAGTGGACAAGGTCGAGCTGGAGCGTAGCATGACAGGCAGCGGTGTTGTCTGCACGATGTGAATCTGGTTTGAAGGCAGGGCCTCTGAGCCGGAGGACGACGGAGGACTTGTCTGTATTGGGCCATTGAGATACGGCGCGTACGGAGGCGTCATGGG from Cryptococcus neoformans var. neoformans JEC21 chromosome 7 sequence includes the following:
- a CDS encoding Crm1-F1, putative encodes the protein MEAILDFSNDLDVGLIDQVVQAFYTGSGETQQTAQRVLTQFQENPDSWQRVPAILETSQNLNTKYIALQVLEKLVQVRWKALPADQQTGIRNFIVQATVEISSDESRMRREKGYLNKLNLVLVQILKQAWPKDWPQFIPEICESSRTNLSLCENNMIILRLLSEEVFDFSAEQMTQAKTKALKQTMCAEFGEIFNLCNEVLEKANKPSLIRATLETLLRFLNWIPLGYIFETQIIDILVSRFLEVPDFRNVTLKCLSEIGALNVGPEYNSKFVTLFQVVMTSINRMVPPHTDMAGAYASSDDEDQQLIKNLALFLTNFLHPHLRLIETPENTELLINAHLYLVKISTVDDREVFKICLEYWLKLVTELYEEIQSLPLNDINPLMNLNLGGIGGGLNGAQGMGLNGMPLRKNVYSDILSNLRLVMIEKMVKPEEVLIVENEEGEIVREFMKESDTIVLYKSMREVLVYLTHLDVVDTETIMTDKLAKQIDGSEWSWNNLNTLCWAIGSISGAMNEETEKRFLVTVIKDLLGLTEMKRGKDNKAVCASDIMYIVGQYPRFLKAHWKFLKTVVNKLFEFMHETHEGVQDMACDTFIKIAQKCRRHFVMQQAGEQEPFIDEILRTLHRITVDLSPQQVHTFYEAVGYMIASQPNKPTQERLIEKLMELPNNAWDNLMQQAASSVDVLGNPENVKILANILKTNVSACSSIGPFFLPQLGRIWLDMLGLYRTVSGIISDDIAAMGEVATKTPKVRALRTIKKEILKLVETYVKKAEDIEGVYNNLIPGLFDAILGDYNRNVPAARDAEVLNVTATIVSKLGPILTPQIAPILDAVFEPTLGMINQDFAEYPEHRVGFFKLLRAINLTCFQALLEIPPGQFKLIVDSIVWAFKHTMRDIADTGLNIAYEIVNNFAASTPEIANQFYQQYLLSLVGDVFFVLTDADHKSGLKMQGMLLAQLIALVETGAVQAPLFDPAQVTDPGMNNVIFLKGYISDLLSNAFGHVQPAQIASFVNLMFETAADHNKFKLTIRDFLISLKEFSGDNAELYIDEREAEAERREREEREAASRVPGMLKPAQIEDDTEL